In the genome of Coraliomargarita algicola, one region contains:
- a CDS encoding DUF5069 domain-containing protein, whose translation MNHYTYQKTLKTIWKSAVATYEAGNREPSSYFDEATMTELASLGLNTMDVYDYVEDYLRHGTPDFETFLMVCEARRDYFLTVQGGKPSGNTLDSSKLPPKTDEVAGIVWLPRLIQKAFGKLRGELPSDTMYGCSGDQRFFKENNIHPAEFLRAAWAYEDNESKLIDWVVARKSA comes from the coding sequence ATGAATCACTACACTTACCAAAAAACTTTAAAAACCATCTGGAAAAGCGCGGTAGCCACATATGAAGCGGGCAACCGCGAACCAAGCAGCTACTTCGACGAAGCGACAATGACTGAACTCGCATCGCTCGGGCTCAACACAATGGATGTGTATGACTATGTAGAAGATTATTTAAGGCACGGCACCCCCGATTTTGAAACCTTTCTCATGGTCTGCGAAGCGCGCCGCGACTACTTTCTCACCGTCCAAGGCGGCAAGCCTTCGGGCAATACGCTAGACTCCAGCAAACTCCCCCCTAAAACTGATGAAGTAGCCGGCATTGTCTGGCTGCCACGCCTGATTCAAAAAGCATTCGGCAAGCTGCGCGGCGAGTTACCGTCCGACACCATGTATGGCTGCAGTGGCGATCAACGCTTTTTTAAAGAAAATAATATTCACCCTGCTGAGTTCCTACGCGCAGCCTGGGCGTATGAAGATAACGAGAGCAAACTGATCGACTGGGTCGTCGCTCGAAAATCCGCGTAG
- a CDS encoding glutaredoxin, with translation MKIIAYLKPTCGWSMGVRAIMKKYGLEYEDRDIINNADQYAEMVEKSGQPLSPCVEIDGTMLADVSGEEVENYMLSNGLVSKNNIEAEAPTNAPCTDEEHEAMRSKTVRFF, from the coding sequence ATGAAAATCATCGCATACCTAAAACCTACCTGTGGCTGGAGCATGGGCGTTCGCGCCATCATGAAAAAATACGGCCTTGAATACGAAGACCGTGATATCATCAATAACGCAGACCAATACGCGGAAATGGTGGAAAAATCCGGCCAACCGCTATCCCCATGCGTGGAGATCGACGGCACGATGCTCGCCGACGTCAGCGGCGAAGAAGTCGAAAACTACATGCTGAGCAACGGGTTGGTCTCGAAAAATAACATCGAAGCCGAAGCACCCACCAATGCGCCGTGCACCGACGAAGAGCACGAAGCAATGCGCTCCAAGACAGTACGTTTCTTCTAA